Proteins found in one Zea mays cultivar B73 chromosome 1, Zm-B73-REFERENCE-NAM-5.0, whole genome shotgun sequence genomic segment:
- the LOC100217134 gene encoding uncharacterized protein LOC100217134 yields MLRVRNRLLPLLGAASPLPSPIHIHLRVCRLLSTSTSTATVPAPFSLENYLVAACGFAPAQARLVSKKAFNELSRESKRSSEEHSCRRLISASNPDAILALLSGAGLSRADIAAVVFADPLILRASVSKIAPRLVALRDRVGLSTPQIARFLLVGSRALRRCDVVPKVEFFLSFLGSFDRVLAVAKANLGIFNANLEKVIKPNIDLFRQRGVRNVPKICLHRPRTLSFNLERVKEFLLRAEELGVPAASPLFMQAVGVVTSFPPEKVAAKLDFFKRTLGCSESEVSNAVSKMPQILALSEATLLRKIEFLVNEGAIEPQYIMQRPILLAFSLEKRLVPRYRVIKVLQGKGLLNSNMSLSSLASLAEETFKSKFVDCHKDCVPGLADAYAAACASIVPSTV; encoded by the coding sequence ATGCTGCGCGTCCGAAATCGgctcctccctctgctcggcgccGCCTCCCCGCTTCCCTCCCCCATCCACATCCACCTCCGCGTGTGCCGCCTCCTCTCCACCTCCACCTCTACGGCCACCGTCCCCGCACCCTTCTCCCTTGAGAACTACCTCGTCGCCGCCTGCGGCTTCGCACCCGCCCAAGCTCGCTTGGTGTCCAAGAAGGCGTTCAACGAGTTGTCCAgggaatccaagagatcatcgGAGGAGCACTCCTGCAGACGCCTCATCTCCGCCTCCAACCCAGATGCCATCCTCGCGCTGCTCTCCGGCGCCGGCCTCTCCCGCGCCGACATCGCCGCCGTCGTCTTTGCGGACCCGCTGATCCTCCGCGCTTCCGTGAGTAAAATCGCACCCCGCCTTGTCGCTCTCCGCGACCGCGTCGGCCTGTCTACTCCCCAGATCGCTCGCTTCCTCCTGGTCGGCTCACGCGCTCTCCGCCGGTGCGACGTCGTTCCCAAGGTTGAGTTCTTCTTGTCCTTCTTGGGCTCCTTTGATCGGGTACTGGCGGTCGCAAAGGCAAACTTGGGCATCTTCAACGCGAACCTTGAGAAGGTAATAAAGCCCAACATAGACTTGTTTCGTCAACGCGGCGTTCGAAACGTCCCTAAGATCTGTCTCCACCGCCCACGGACGCTTTCCTTTAACCTCGAACGCGTGAAGGAATTTTTGCTGCGGGCAGAAGAACTTGGGGTGCCTGCCGCGTCGCCCTTGTTCATGCAAGCAGTGGGAGTCGTCACCAGTTTTCCCCCTGAGAAGGTTGCTGCCAAACTTGACTTCTTTAAGAGGACTCTTGGTTGTTCTGAGTCTGAGGTTTCGAATGCAGTGTCCAAGATGCCACAAATACTAGCATTGTCTGAGGCGACTCTTCTTCGCAAGATCGAGTTCCTGGTCAATGAGGGGGCGATAGAGCCACAGTATATTATGCAAAGGCCTATCCTGCTCGCATTCAGCTTGGAGAAGCGGCTAGTGCCCCGGTATCGTGTCATCAAAGTGCTGCAGGGAAAGGGATTGCTGAATAGCAACATGAGCCTTTCCTCATTAGCTTCTCTTGCAGAAGAAACCTTCAAGTCCAAGTTCGTCGACTGCCACAAGGACTGTGTTCCTGGCCTTGCAGATGCTTATGCTGCAGCTTGTGCTAGTATTGTGCCCTCGACAGTGTAA
- the LOC103645715 gene encoding uncharacterized protein: protein MQTSGKMPSVPAGDQGGFVPATDVMTEMIRIGASAPANADDATASSVGAAPAAAGLVAAVPGGPRAMRWNNNTSGFILRRMAQLLSDGSRPDKVFKDKDVNSVAKALKEYSGEAVSPTQVYNHLRKWRQKWSRVSKLKDLSGALWDSDSNAILLDQEHYLGHCKDHPKDAEFLNCPIRFYTEMEAIFGHAMATSKFALGSGEALGQNQVDSVAAKVEGPAFTYISEERAQTDVGEGSKATENPSIAVGRKRKRGNFSEDEMLMLTNMSDAVNNVANALRETGPAHVDANLYLAVMEMPGYSEEALIVAYTFLLDNKAQGRGFVHMTEAHRNIWLRTFLAKNYYM from the exons ATGCAAACCAGTGGTAAGATGCCTTCAGTCCCAGCTGGTGATCAGGGTGGGTTTGTCCCAGCTACTGATGTGATGACTGAGATGATAAGGATTGGTGCTAGTGCACCAGCTAACGCTGATGATGCTACTGCATCTAGTGTCGGTGCTGCTCCAGCAGCAGCTGGTCTTGTTGCTGCTGTTCCCGGGGGTCCTAGGGCAATGAGGTGGAACAACAACACCTCTGGATTTATTCTTAGGAGGATGGCTCAACTTCTTAGTGATGGTAGCAGGCCTGACAAGGTCTTCAAGGACAAGGATGTCAACTCTGTTGCCAAAGCCCTTAAGGAGTACAGTGGGGAGGCAGTGAGCCCAACTCAGGTGTATAACCACTTGAGGAAATGGAGGCAGAAATGGTCTAGGGTGTCTAAGCTCAAAGACCTTAGTGGGGCTTTATGGGATAGTGACTCCAATGCTATCTTGCTTGATCAGGAGCACTACCTTGGCCACTGCAAG GACCATCCAAAAGATGCAGAGTTCCTAAACTGCCCTATTAGGTTCTACACTGAGATGGAGGCCATTTTTGGCCATGCTATGGCCACTAGCAAATTTGCACTTGGTTCTGGTGAAGCCTTAGGACAGAACCAGGTTGATAGTGTTGCTGCCAAGGTTGAGGGACCTGCCTTCACCTATATCTCTGAAGAGAGAGCACAAACTGATGTTGGAGAGGGTAGCAAGGCCACCGAGAACCCCTCCATAGCTGTGGGTaggaagaggaagagagggaACTTCAGTGAGGATGAGATGCTTATGTTGACCAATATGTCTGATGCAGTGAACAATGTGGCTAATGCCCTTAGAGAGACTGGACCTGCCCATGTGGATGCTAACCTCTACCTAGCTGTGATGGAGATGCCTGGCTATTCTGAGGAGGCACTGATTGTTGCCTACACCTTCCTCCTGGACAACAAGGCTCAAGGCAGGGGCTTTGTTCACATGACTGAGGCACATAGAAACATTTGGCTTAGGACCTTCCTAGCCAAGAACTACTACATGTAG